Proteins from one Pseudomonas bijieensis genomic window:
- a CDS encoding putative Ig domain-containing protein — MIFNVQNFGAKGDGITDDTAAIQSAIDAAAAAGGGQVYMPAGTYIVSGGEEPSDGCLMLKSNVYLYGDGMGETTVKLVDGSDTKITGIIRSAYGEETHDFGVSNLTIDGNRDSTTGKVDGWFNGYIPGEEGYDSNVTLDSVEIKDCSGYGFDPHEQTVNMVIKNSVSHGNGLDGFVADFLSDSTFENNVAYNNDRHGFNVVTSTHDFTMTNNVAYDNGGNGIVIQRGSEDIPSPSNITITGGEVYGNGSEGVLIKLSSEVTVTGVDIHDNTSAGIRIYGSNHVDVIDNTLNNNALGSAVPEIIIQSYDDTLGVSGKYFNGSDNLIQGNIISGSDLSTYGVAERNEDGTDRNAIIANTISHTSKGATLVYGDGSYVSATVPMTTVQGTAGNDTLLGSAASEIFYGGAGNDTINGAAGGDILVGGAGIDKLTGGTGADTFRFVAQSDSYRNATTSFDDTITDFDVTQDKIDLAGLGFTGLGNGRGGTLQVSYSASNNRTYIKDFDADASGNRFELILTGNLASTLTASNFIFNRVITGTSGADSLLGSDAADTLLGLAGNDSLSGGAGDDKLDGGAGMDTLTGGAGADTFVFSNRLDSYRNYNTGGANLGDLITDFNVSADKIDLSAMGFTGLGDGKNNTVYLVLNSAGTKTYIKSLEADANGNRFEVALDGNYLNTLTSANFVFATTSPTNQAPVLATPLLDQNASENTPFSYVVPATSFTDPDNDSLSYTAKLANGSALPSWLTFDAATRTFSGTPPDTASGTYAIQVTATDGSYATVSDSFTLAVQDAPTAIVINGTPNNDTLTGTAANEQLFGGAGNDTLNGGAGNDILVGGTGVDKLTGGTGADVFRYTSKLDSYRTSSTSASDQILDFDVAADKIDVSALGYTGLGNGLNGTLQVTYSSSTNRTYLKDLTVDANGNRFEISMAGNFVSSLTANHFVFADQTNPTNSAPVVTTPLLDQNASESTPFKYTVASNSFTDANQDVLTYTATLANGNALPAWLSFNATSLTFSGTPTSTAAGNYDVLVKATDPSGASVSDNFTLVVADAPANTITGTNNAETLNGTTGADLILGLGGNDTIKAGTGADVIDGGAGRDSLYGGDGADTFRYSNLSDSYRDYDTGGVTATDTIYDFTVGVDKIDVSGLGFLGLGDGSNHTLYMTLNSAGDKTYVKSAEADADGNRFEIALNGNYLNTLTANDFVFGERAQQDILYLPTLGQSNARLLRMTEDDDQSGTSMLVKDLDRYTTYDVRSQFTDADGNGIDIAVGGSTVNGLSTLSAEELKLCWWLTDTNQPGPALLRAVTLLRDQRTELQSIDNVTMGIIWGQGEEAAQEIARATDKVAAAAAYKAATLKVFDYLHAQFGNFSVYLMETGHYSEDAARARGYSEEKIAAIVEGVGYVRAAQEAMAAERADVKLAVDYTDLPLRYEVDPLVYPDDVWHLHEESAEIVGQRLADYIADDLGFQGNPNDNNSVQDIFDNAQNQGGMISGTDQDDTLVGSSGNDTLDGDLGADTLTGGDGNDIYVVDNAFDSVVETNTSTAQIDTVQASVSWTLGANLENLVLTGVSDIDGTGNERRNFITGNAANNVLDGAAGADSMSGGDGNDTYFVDNADDSVIETNSNTVTGGVDGVHSSLAAYTLGSNVENLYVDSTGAANGTGNALDNTLFAGAGNNVLDGRDGIDTASFERALSGVTVNLSTSAQQNTVGSGLDTLKFIENLKGSAYADTLSGNSTANVLDGGAGNDTLVGGSGDDRLIGGAGTDNLTGGTGADTYAFGALADMGVGASRDVINGFKSAEFDKLDLTGLDANPLTATVDAFTFIGSNAFDPSNATGQLRFADGILYGSTNADATPEFEFELVGVKELHASDFTA, encoded by the coding sequence CGGCCTGGACGGCTTCGTCGCCGACTTCCTCAGCGACAGCACCTTCGAAAACAACGTCGCCTACAACAACGACCGCCACGGTTTCAACGTCGTCACCAGCACCCACGATTTCACCATGACCAACAACGTTGCCTACGACAATGGCGGCAATGGCATCGTGATCCAGCGCGGCAGCGAGGACATCCCCTCGCCCAGCAACATCACCATCACTGGCGGCGAGGTGTATGGCAACGGCTCCGAAGGCGTATTGATCAAGCTCTCCAGCGAAGTGACCGTCACTGGCGTCGACATCCATGACAACACCAGCGCCGGGATCCGCATCTACGGCAGCAACCACGTCGACGTCATCGACAACACCCTCAACAACAACGCCCTGGGCAGTGCCGTACCGGAAATCATCATCCAGTCCTATGACGACACCCTGGGTGTGTCCGGCAAGTACTTCAACGGCAGCGACAACCTCATCCAGGGCAACATCATCAGCGGCAGCGACCTGTCGACCTACGGCGTTGCCGAGCGCAACGAAGACGGTACCGACCGCAACGCCATCATCGCCAACACCATCAGCCACACGAGCAAGGGCGCCACGCTGGTCTATGGCGACGGCAGCTACGTCAGCGCCACCGTGCCCATGACCACCGTGCAAGGTACCGCGGGCAACGACACCCTGCTCGGCAGCGCCGCCAGCGAAATTTTCTACGGCGGTGCCGGCAACGACACCATCAATGGCGCGGCCGGCGGCGATATCCTCGTCGGTGGCGCCGGCATCGACAAGCTCACTGGCGGCACCGGGGCCGATACCTTCCGGTTCGTCGCGCAATCGGACAGTTACCGCAACGCCACCACCAGCTTCGATGACACCATCACCGACTTCGACGTCACCCAGGACAAGATCGACCTCGCCGGCCTCGGTTTCACCGGCCTGGGCAATGGCCGCGGTGGCACCTTGCAGGTCAGCTACAGCGCCAGCAACAACCGCACCTACATCAAGGATTTCGACGCCGACGCCAGTGGCAACCGCTTCGAACTGATTCTGACGGGCAACCTGGCCAGTACCCTGACCGCCAGTAACTTCATCTTCAATCGCGTGATCACCGGCACCAGCGGCGCCGACTCGCTGTTGGGTAGCGACGCGGCCGACACCCTGCTCGGCCTGGCGGGCAACGACAGCCTCAGTGGCGGCGCCGGCGACGACAAGCTCGACGGCGGAGCCGGGATGGACACCCTTACCGGGGGTGCCGGGGCGGACACCTTTGTGTTTTCCAATCGCCTGGACAGCTACCGCAACTACAACACCGGCGGCGCCAACCTGGGCGACCTGATCACCGATTTCAACGTCAGCGCCGACAAGATCGACCTGTCGGCCATGGGCTTCACCGGCCTGGGAGACGGCAAGAACAACACCGTGTACCTGGTGCTCAACAGTGCCGGCACCAAGACCTACATCAAGTCCCTGGAGGCCGACGCCAATGGCAACCGCTTCGAAGTGGCGCTGGACGGCAATTATCTCAACACCCTGACCAGCGCCAACTTCGTCTTCGCCACCACGTCGCCGACCAACCAGGCGCCGGTGCTGGCGACGCCACTGCTGGACCAGAACGCCAGCGAAAACACCCCGTTCAGCTACGTGGTGCCGGCCACCAGCTTCACCGATCCGGATAATGACAGCCTGAGCTACACCGCCAAGCTCGCCAATGGCAGCGCCTTGCCCAGTTGGCTGACCTTCGATGCCGCCACGCGCACCTTCAGCGGCACGCCACCCGACACCGCGTCGGGCACCTACGCCATTCAGGTCACCGCGACCGACGGCAGCTACGCCACCGTCAGCGACAGCTTTACCCTCGCCGTGCAAGACGCCCCCACCGCCATCGTGATCAATGGCACGCCGAACAACGACACGCTGACCGGCACCGCAGCCAACGAACAATTGTTCGGGGGCGCGGGCAACGACACCCTCAATGGCGGCGCCGGCAACGACATCCTGGTCGGCGGCACCGGAGTCGACAAACTCACCGGTGGCACCGGGGCTGATGTGTTCCGCTACACCTCGAAACTCGACAGCTACCGCACCAGTTCCACCAGCGCCAGTGACCAGATCCTCGACTTCGATGTGGCCGCCGACAAGATCGATGTGTCGGCCCTCGGCTACACCGGCCTGGGCAACGGGCTCAACGGCACCCTGCAGGTCACTTACAGTTCGTCGACCAACCGCACCTACCTCAAGGACCTCACGGTCGACGCCAACGGCAACCGGTTCGAGATCTCGATGGCGGGCAACTTCGTCAGCAGCCTGACGGCCAATCATTTCGTCTTCGCCGACCAGACCAACCCCACCAACTCGGCGCCGGTCGTGACGACCCCTCTCCTGGACCAGAACGCCAGTGAGAGCACGCCATTCAAATACACCGTGGCGAGCAACAGCTTCACCGACGCCAACCAGGATGTACTGACCTACACCGCGACCCTCGCCAACGGCAACGCCCTGCCCGCCTGGCTGAGTTTCAATGCCACCAGCCTGACCTTCAGCGGCACGCCAACCAGCACCGCGGCGGGCAACTACGACGTACTGGTCAAGGCCACCGATCCCTCAGGCGCCTCGGTCAGCGACAACTTCACCCTGGTGGTGGCCGATGCGCCCGCCAACACCATTACCGGCACCAACAACGCCGAAACCCTCAACGGCACGACAGGCGCGGACCTGATCCTCGGCCTCGGCGGCAACGACACGATCAAGGCCGGCACCGGCGCGGACGTCATCGACGGCGGCGCCGGACGGGACTCGTTGTACGGTGGCGATGGCGCCGACACGTTTCGCTACAGCAACCTGTCCGACAGCTACCGCGACTACGACACCGGCGGTGTCACGGCCACCGACACGATTTATGACTTCACCGTCGGCGTCGACAAAATCGACGTTTCGGGGCTGGGCTTTCTCGGCCTCGGCGATGGCAGCAACCACACGTTGTACATGACCCTGAATTCGGCCGGCGACAAGACCTACGTCAAGTCCGCCGAAGCCGACGCCGATGGCAATCGCTTCGAGATCGCCCTCAACGGCAACTACCTCAACACCCTCACCGCCAACGACTTCGTCTTCGGCGAGCGCGCCCAGCAGGACATTCTCTACCTGCCAACCCTCGGTCAATCCAACGCGCGTCTGCTGCGCATGACCGAGGACGACGACCAATCCGGCACCTCGATGCTGGTCAAAGACCTGGACCGCTACACCACCTACGACGTGCGCAGCCAGTTCACCGATGCCGATGGCAACGGTATCGACATCGCGGTCGGTGGTAGCACGGTCAACGGCCTGTCCACCCTCAGCGCCGAGGAACTCAAGCTGTGCTGGTGGTTGACCGACACCAACCAACCTGGACCCGCACTGTTGCGGGCGGTGACGTTGCTGCGCGACCAGCGCACTGAACTGCAGTCGATCGATAACGTCACCATGGGCATTATCTGGGGCCAGGGCGAGGAAGCCGCCCAGGAAATCGCCCGCGCCACGGACAAGGTCGCGGCCGCTGCGGCGTACAAGGCCGCGACCCTGAAAGTGTTCGATTACCTGCATGCCCAGTTCGGCAATTTCAGCGTGTACCTGATGGAAACCGGTCATTACTCAGAGGACGCGGCCCGGGCCCGGGGTTATTCGGAAGAGAAGATCGCCGCCATTGTCGAGGGCGTCGGCTATGTCCGCGCCGCCCAGGAAGCCATGGCCGCCGAACGTGCCGACGTCAAGCTGGCGGTGGACTACACCGACCTGCCCTTGCGCTACGAAGTCGATCCATTGGTGTATCCCGATGACGTCTGGCACCTGCACGAAGAATCGGCGGAAATCGTCGGCCAGCGCCTGGCGGATTACATTGCCGATGACCTGGGCTTCCAGGGCAACCCCAACGACAACAACAGCGTGCAGGACATCTTCGACAACGCCCAGAACCAAGGAGGGATGATCTCTGGCACCGACCAGGACGACACCCTGGTGGGCAGTTCGGGCAACGACACCCTGGATGGCGATCTCGGCGCCGACACCCTGACCGGGGGGGATGGCAACGACATCTACGTGGTCGACAATGCTTTCGACAGCGTGGTGGAAACCAACACCTCGACCGCGCAGATCGATACCGTGCAGGCCTCGGTCAGTTGGACGCTGGGGGCCAACCTCGAGAACCTGGTACTCACCGGTGTATCGGACATCGACGGCACTGGCAATGAACGACGCAATTTCATCACCGGCAATGCCGCCAACAACGTGCTCGACGGCGCCGCAGGGGCCGACAGCATGAGCGGTGGCGATGGCAACGACACTTACTTTGTCGACAATGCCGATGACAGCGTGATCGAAACCAACAGCAATACGGTGACCGGCGGGGTCGACGGCGTGCACAGCAGCCTGGCGGCCTATACCTTGGGCAGCAACGTCGAAAACCTGTATGTCGATAGCACCGGTGCCGCCAATGGCACGGGTAACGCGCTGGACAATACGCTGTTCGCCGGCGCCGGCAACAATGTCCTGGATGGCCGCGATGGCATTGATACGGCGAGTTTTGAGCGCGCCCTCTCCGGTGTGACCGTGAACCTCTCGACATCTGCGCAACAGAACACCGTGGGGTCCGGGCTCGACACCTTGAAATTCATCGAGAACCTGAAAGGAAGCGCCTACGCCGACACGCTCTCGGGAAACAGCACGGCGAATGTCCTGGACGGCGGTGCGGGCAACGATACGTTGGTAGGTGGCTCGGGCGATGACCGGTTGATCGGCGGCGCAGGCACCGACAATCTCACCGGTGGCACGGGCGCCGACACCTACGCCTTTGGTGCGCTGGCGGACATGGGCGTCGGCGCTTCGCGCGATGTGATCAACGGTTTCAAGAGTGCGGAGTTCGACAAACTGGACCTCACCGGTCTGGACGCCAACCCGTTGACCGCCACGGTCGATGCCTTCACGTTCATTGGCAGCAACGCCTTCGACCCCAGCAACGCCACCGGTCAGCTGCGCTTTGCCGATGGCATTCTCTACGGCAGTACCAACGCCGACGCCACCCCCGAGTTCGAATTCGAACTGGTGGGCGTCAAGGAGCTGCACGCCAGCGACTTCACCGCCTGA
- a CDS encoding HlyD family type I secretion periplasmic adaptor subunit codes for MRDLIPEAQTYSEHGLSVRSTTTLPSASTDAGSAARYGVGFLVLTLGGFLLWACLAPLDQGVVGSGTVVVAGERKAVQSLVGGVVEKLLVSDGDRVTQGQLLVQLNTVQAQSQLDVTLGKLLNDRSIEARLIAERLGSAEIQWPAELLAHADEPRVKAAMALQSQLFITRRAELGSRLQIIEHEAAALQQQLLGYEGVKRNYDAQMRFQQQELEGLRDLAREGYVPRNKLFEAERNAAQLAGQIASGVGDVGRTRQAINESRLKALQAQQEFRRDAETQLSEVSAEAAGYADQIRALQFEVDNGAIRAPVAGQVMDVSIHTVGGVAQAGQTLMQVVPLDAPMAITARFEPLMANKLRPGLPVHVHFTALQRVDTPTVTGTVTTVSADQLINEQTHQPYFSAKVEIPADTVAALQSAGLLVRPGMLADVTVVTGERTLMNYLMKPLRERLLAAFKEE; via the coding sequence ATGCGTGATCTGATCCCCGAGGCACAGACCTACAGCGAGCACGGGCTGAGCGTGCGCAGCACCACAACGCTGCCCAGCGCCAGTACCGACGCTGGAAGCGCAGCACGTTATGGCGTCGGATTCCTGGTCCTGACCCTGGGTGGTTTTCTGCTCTGGGCCTGCCTGGCGCCGCTCGACCAGGGCGTGGTGGGCAGCGGCACCGTGGTGGTGGCGGGGGAGCGCAAGGCCGTCCAGTCGTTGGTCGGTGGGGTGGTGGAAAAGCTGCTGGTCAGCGATGGCGACCGCGTCACCCAGGGGCAATTGCTGGTACAGCTCAACACGGTGCAGGCGCAGTCGCAACTGGACGTGACCCTGGGCAAGCTCCTCAATGATCGCAGCATCGAGGCGCGCTTGATTGCCGAGCGCCTGGGCAGCGCCGAGATCCAATGGCCCGCCGAACTGCTGGCCCACGCCGACGAGCCACGGGTCAAGGCGGCCATGGCCTTGCAGAGCCAATTGTTCATCACCCGCCGCGCGGAGCTGGGCAGTCGTTTGCAGATCATCGAACACGAAGCCGCGGCCTTGCAGCAACAATTGCTTGGCTATGAAGGCGTCAAGCGCAACTACGATGCGCAGATGCGTTTCCAGCAGCAGGAACTCGAAGGCCTGCGTGACCTGGCCCGCGAAGGCTACGTTCCGCGCAACAAACTGTTCGAGGCCGAGCGCAACGCGGCCCAATTGGCGGGACAGATAGCCTCTGGCGTGGGCGATGTCGGCAGGACTCGCCAGGCGATCAACGAAAGCCGGCTCAAGGCCTTGCAGGCACAACAGGAATTTCGCCGCGATGCAGAAACCCAGCTCAGCGAAGTGTCTGCCGAGGCGGCCGGCTATGCCGATCAGATTCGTGCCTTGCAGTTTGAAGTCGACAACGGTGCGATCCGTGCGCCAGTGGCCGGGCAGGTCATGGATGTGAGTATTCATACGGTCGGCGGCGTTGCGCAGGCCGGGCAAACCCTGATGCAGGTGGTGCCGCTGGATGCGCCGATGGCGATCACGGCCCGTTTCGAGCCGCTGATGGCCAACAAGCTGCGTCCGGGTCTGCCGGTGCACGTGCATTTCACGGCGCTGCAACGGGTGGATACCCCGACGGTCACCGGAACGGTGACGACGGTGTCGGCTGACCAGTTGATCAATGAGCAAACGCACCAGCCGTACTTCTCCGCCAAGGTCGAGATTCCCGCCGACACCGTGGCTGCGTTGCAGAGCGCCGGCTTGCTGGTACGCCCCGGCATGCTCGCCGATGTCACGGTGGTGACCGGAGAACGCACCTTGATGAATTACCTGATGAAGCCTTTGCGTGAACGCTTGCTTGCAGCCTTCAAGGAGGAATGA
- a CDS encoding TolC family outer membrane protein encodes MVDRGRYRLRVLLSLCTGWAAINPVWAAEGGLSLTAAYDASRLNDPTVQSAAHAFEASRHEEDIGRGGLYPQVSLTSRYGYGGRTDGGDDSTYVNSNDYQANNVTLAAQQPLYDKARWAAYQEGKARGQLGTRVFDVAGQTLYDRVAKGYFEVARAENEIKLIQQQKAAIQGLVIQSKKLYEGGQGAITDIDEAQARLDLVQAQEAEAQARRVAALRALSGRASVPIDDILPMREELAAGSPIPPEQDLPYWTAIAREASPELAARLAAVKVAEAQADSQRAGHYPTLSLTTQLTRRETRQYQELDPRQDTYYVGVQLDIPLYRGGAVRASVAKAEAQLAGAQSDYDVQRQQLAEDIEADYLGVVVGFAKSKAMQRAVESNQRALASTEKGFQGGVRSTVDILDAQQRLFQARRDLLNTKLDMLQSYVSLHTHTGQMNRAVLEQVQSLF; translated from the coding sequence ATGGTCGACCGTGGCCGCTACCGTTTGCGTGTGTTGCTAAGCCTGTGTACCGGATGGGCGGCGATCAATCCCGTGTGGGCTGCCGAGGGGGGCCTGAGCCTGACCGCCGCCTACGATGCCTCGCGCCTCAACGATCCGACCGTGCAATCGGCGGCCCACGCCTTCGAAGCTTCACGCCATGAAGAGGACATCGGTCGCGGTGGGCTTTATCCGCAGGTGTCGCTGACTTCGCGCTACGGCTACGGCGGGCGCACCGACGGCGGCGATGACAGCACTTACGTCAACAGCAACGATTACCAGGCGAACAACGTGACCCTGGCGGCGCAGCAGCCGCTCTACGACAAGGCACGCTGGGCGGCGTACCAGGAAGGCAAGGCGCGGGGACAATTGGGCACCCGGGTGTTCGACGTGGCCGGCCAGACCTTGTATGACCGGGTGGCAAAGGGGTATTTCGAGGTCGCCCGGGCCGAGAATGAGATCAAGCTGATCCAGCAGCAAAAGGCGGCCATCCAAGGCTTGGTCATCCAGAGCAAAAAATTGTACGAGGGCGGCCAGGGCGCGATTACCGATATCGACGAAGCCCAGGCGCGGCTCGACCTGGTGCAAGCCCAGGAGGCTGAAGCCCAGGCGCGCCGGGTGGCGGCCTTGCGGGCGTTGTCCGGGCGTGCCAGCGTGCCCATCGATGACATCCTGCCGATGCGTGAAGAACTGGCCGCCGGCAGCCCGATCCCGCCGGAGCAGGACCTGCCGTACTGGACGGCAATTGCCCGGGAGGCCAGCCCCGAGCTGGCCGCCCGGCTGGCGGCGGTGAAAGTCGCCGAGGCCCAGGCTGACAGTCAGCGCGCCGGGCATTATCCGACCCTGTCGTTGACCACTCAGTTGACCCGCCGGGAAACCCGTCAATACCAGGAACTCGACCCGCGCCAGGACACCTACTACGTCGGGGTGCAGTTGGATATTCCGCTGTATCGCGGCGGGGCGGTACGAGCCTCGGTGGCCAAGGCCGAGGCGCAACTGGCCGGCGCCCAGTCCGACTACGATGTGCAGCGCCAGCAATTGGCCGAGGACATCGAGGCCGATTACCTGGGTGTCGTAGTCGGGTTTGCCAAGAGCAAGGCGATGCAGCGGGCAGTTGAGTCCAACCAGCGAGCACTGGCCTCGACGGAAAAAGGCTTCCAGGGCGGCGTGCGCTCCACGGTGGACATCCTCGATGCCCAGCAGCGGCTGTTCCAGGCCCGTCGAGACCTGCTCAATACCAAGCTCGACATGCTGCAGAGTTATGTGAGCCTGCACACCCACACCGGCCAGATGAACCGCGCGGTACTGGAGCAGGTGCAAAGCCTGTTCTAG